In one window of Megalopta genalis isolate 19385.01 chromosome 8, iyMegGena1_principal, whole genome shotgun sequence DNA:
- the LOC117219384 gene encoding LOW QUALITY PROTEIN: cytochrome P450 4C1 (The sequence of the model RefSeq protein was modified relative to this genomic sequence to represent the inferred CDS: deleted 1 base in 1 codon; substituted 1 base at 1 genomic stop codon), translating to MRASWVTLTLSMFLFTIILFLAVRRGKFLYALRKKNKKEYNDSVPGEKWHSWRKLLTPTFHSGLLEVYFXTAIREAGILVISCLRKEVGKSSFDISPYVKRATLDIICDSFMGCHINAQTDLKNEYVQAVNTLASISQRRFLNVWMSFDPIFKLTRWGKNHERTLRVVHGFVDKIIAGRKGQWQAKEKRNAEERVTKYQTLLDLLLDLSQNGDALTDEDIRNEVNTFIFAGHDITATSVSWILYASGRYSEYQASVLATLVAPANSTFLVSTMKIVCTRAKNYRARSRPSSGKDWASKIV from the exons ATGAGAGCCTCTTGGGTTACGTTGACCCTGTCGATGTTCCTGTTCACCATCATACTTTTCCTAGCTGTGCGACGTGGCAAGTTTCTCTACGCCCTTAGGAAA aagaataaAAAAGAGTATAACGATTCTGTGCCAGGTGAAAAATGGCATTCATGGAGGAAGTTGTTAACACCAACGTTTCACAGTGGTCTTTTAGAGGTGTACTTCTAGACAGCGATCAGAGAAGCTGGAATATTG GTGATATCCTGTCTAAGGAAAGAAGTCGGCAAATCTTCTTTCGACATTTCTCCGTACGTGAAACGAGCTACGTTGGACATAATATGCG ATAGCTTCATGGGATGCCACATCAACGCGCAAACGGATTTAAAAAACGAATACGTACAGGCTGTCAatac ATTGGCCTCGATCTCCCAAAGAAGATTCCTAAACGTCTGGATGTCTTTCGATCCGATCTTCAAATTAACGAGATGGGGCAAAAATCACGAGCGCACATTGCGCGTCGTTCACGGCTTCGTCgacaaa ATCATCGCGGGGAGGAAGGGCCAGTGGCAAGCGAAGGAGAAGAGAAACGCGGAGGAACGGGTTACCAAGTACCAGactttgctggacttgctgTTAGATCTGTCGCAGAACGGCGACGCCCTCACCGACGAGGACATTCGGAACGAGGTGAACACGTTCATATTCGCCGGTCACGATATCACGGCCACCAGCGTGTCCTGGATCCTTTATGCGTCAGGCCGCTATTCGGAGTATCAGGCGAGTGTACTGGCAACGCTCGTCGCGCCAGCGAATTCAACCTTTCTGGTATCGACCATGAAAATCGTGTGCACgcgagcgaaaaattatcgagcaCGTTCGAGACCCAGTTCGGGCAAAGACTGGGCGAgtaaaatcgtataa